The genomic segment TTTCCCCAAAACCTTGCATTCGAATCACGACAGGCGTTATACATAGCCTCGAAAAAAGGCCTGCGTTGGTCATTTGTGACATAAGAAAAAATGCTCACCGCTGTCTTGAAGCATTATTACGTCAATGCCACTCTGCTTTATTAGTTTAGTCCAATATTGACGGTACTCATCAGGTTCGTTATACCTAAAATCGCCAAAAACTTTTTCACGGTCTAGAATGAAAAAGGGCGAAAGTGTAACAGGAAGATTCGCCGCCCTTTTGCAGCTTTCAGTTAGCTTAGAGTAGAAACTTTCAATCAATTCAGCGAATTTGCCCCAACACATATAAACCTCATGAGGTATGTACCATGCATAAAATGCAGGATGACCTGCAAAGCGCTCACCAAGTTGCCTAACATTTTTTGTGCAGAATTCTAGTTCGTCTTTTAAATCGGATTTCATATACCACTTCCCTGTAGAACCGGTATCCAGAATGACTTTTACCTTCCGTTTGGCACACAAGTTCATGAGTTCATCCAAAGGATTGCCCTGATGGTCGAGCGCCGAAGGTGCATTGGTAAGCCAAAGAAGGTCGAAGCCGATTCTACGTTGGTGGTCGAGTTCATCCCGCCAGCCTGATATTCCCCATTTTGCAGACTCGGCAGGATCCATCCACCAAAGCGGACCCAAAATCAATGGCGTGCACTTAAGCTTAGGCGATGCCATCAGATGTTCGCCAACCAACAATCCTGCTATTGAACCTAAGATA from the Armatimonadota bacterium genome contains:
- a CDS encoding DUF4434 domain-containing protein, whose product is MNRREALSAIGRCILGSIAGLLVGEHLMASPKLKCTPLILGPLWWMDPAESAKWGISGWRDELDHQRRIGFDLLWLTNAPSALDHQGNPLDELMNLCAKRKVKVILDTGSTGKWYMKSDLKDELEFCTKNVRQLGERFAGHPAFYAWYIPHEVYMCWGKFAELIESFYSKLTESCKRAANLPVTLSPFFILDREKVFGDFRYNEPDEYRQYWTKLIKQSGIDVIMLQDSGEHFFLCHK